A stretch of Flexivirga aerilata DNA encodes these proteins:
- a CDS encoding MraY family glycosyltransferase: protein MREYLLVAIVAAAITFVATPGIRWAAIRWNAVTPVRVRDVHTVPIPRLGGLAMLLGFAASILIASQLPYLGNRIDYSNLFWVLVAAGIITVLGAVDDFRDLDPLTKVAGTVLAALVMAALGGVQLLFLPVFGTQTILPQQVLQGLTVLVVIATTQAVNFADGLDGLAAGTVAIAATAFFIWSYTTRPNDDQSVFTMATFISAAIVGCCLGFLPHNFHPAKLFMGDAGALLLGLLLATATISFTGNFDPSSDTKQSSVAILLPIALPVVILALPVLDVVLAFIRRGGKFWHPDKKHLHHRLMRMGHPHRRAVLLLYLWSASAAGGVLAYNYLSSPWATALLFGLLALSLGLTLGLPRIG from the coding sequence GTGCGTGAATACCTGCTCGTCGCCATCGTGGCGGCCGCGATCACCTTCGTGGCGACGCCCGGCATCCGCTGGGCGGCCATCCGGTGGAACGCGGTCACCCCGGTGCGCGTGCGGGACGTGCACACCGTGCCGATCCCGCGGCTCGGTGGCCTGGCGATGCTGCTCGGCTTCGCCGCGTCGATCCTGATCGCGTCGCAGCTGCCCTATCTCGGCAACCGGATCGACTACTCCAACCTCTTCTGGGTGCTGGTGGCCGCCGGCATCATCACCGTGCTCGGCGCGGTCGACGACTTCCGCGACCTCGACCCCCTCACCAAGGTGGCCGGCACCGTGCTGGCCGCCCTGGTGATGGCGGCGCTCGGCGGGGTGCAGCTGCTCTTCCTGCCGGTCTTCGGGACCCAGACGATCCTGCCGCAGCAGGTGCTGCAGGGGCTGACCGTGCTGGTCGTGATCGCGACGACGCAGGCGGTCAACTTCGCCGACGGCCTGGACGGGCTGGCGGCCGGGACGGTCGCGATCGCGGCCACGGCGTTCTTCATCTGGAGCTACACGACCCGGCCCAACGACGACCAGAGCGTCTTCACGATGGCGACCTTCATCTCGGCCGCCATCGTCGGCTGCTGCCTCGGCTTCCTGCCGCACAACTTCCATCCGGCGAAGCTCTTCATGGGCGACGCCGGCGCGCTGCTGCTCGGGTTGCTGCTCGCGACCGCCACGATCTCCTTCACCGGCAACTTCGATCCGTCCTCGGACACCAAGCAGTCGAGCGTGGCGATCCTGCTGCCGATCGCGCTGCCGGTGGTGATCCTCGCGCTGCCGGTGCTCGACGTGGTGCTGGCGTTCATCCGGCGCGGCGGGAAGTTCTGGCATCCCGACAAGAAGCACCTGCACCACCGGCTGATGCGGATGGGCCACCCGCACCGCCGGGCGGTCCTCCTGCTCTACCTGTGGTCGGCCTCCGCGGCCGGGGGAGTGCTGGCCTACAACTACCTGTCGAGCCCCTGGGCGACGGCCCTGCTCTTCGGCCTGCTCGCGCTTTCGCTCGGCCTGACGTTGGGTCTGCCGAGGATCGGGTAA